The genomic window TTTCCTCATAGCCATCTCCTCACGAAGCCCTCTGGGGCTCCACCCTACCCTACGGCCTAGACCCCGGGGTTGGATGTGGCCCAGGCTACGCCCCGTCCCGGGACCGCCCTGCATCCCTCGGCCCGGGCCCATCCCCCCCGAAACCGAATGGAGAGGCGGTGCGTATGGTAGGGTAGGGGCGATGGGCCCCGAGCTGCCGACCGAGGCCTTGTCCGACGAAGCCCTCCTGGCCTTGGTGGCGCGAGGCGACGAGGAGGCCTTTCGCACCCTCTTCCGCCGCTATGCGGGGAGCTTTCTGGCCTTGGCCCGGCGGATGGGCTTGGACGGGGCAGCAGGAGAGGATGTGGTGCAGGAGGCGATGATGAGGATATGGGAACGGGCCAAGGAGTTTAACCCGCGGCGCGGGAGCGCCCGGGCCTTCCTGCTCACCATCGGCCATCATACGGCGGTGGACGAGGTGCGAAGGCGTGCCGCGAGGCCCGTGCCCCTGGAGCCCGACCCCGAGGCGGAGGAGGCCTTTGACCTCCCGGGGCCCGGACTGGACGAGGAGGCCCACCTGGACCGCGCCCGGCTTCATCGGGCCCTGAAGGCCCTCTCCCCGGAGGAGCGCCGGGTGCTGGAGACGCTTTACTACCAAGGCTACACCCACCAGGAGGCGGCCAGGCTTCTCGGCCTCCCCTTGGGCACCCTGAAGACCTGGGCGAGAAAGGCCCTTTCCAAGCTCAAGGAGGTGCTCCGTGAGCCCTGAGGAGGCCCGGGAACTCCTCCCCCTCTACGCCCTGGGGGCCCTCACCCCCGAGGAGCGCCAGAGGGTGGAGGAGGCCCTCAAGCGCTACCCCGAGCTCTGGCCCGAGGCCAGGGCCCTTTTGGAGATTGCCTCCGAGCTCGCCGCCGGGCTTCCTCCCGAGCCCCTACCCGAGGGCCTCGAGGCCAGGGTCCTCCGCCGGATCCGCAGGGTTCGCCCCTCCTGGGCCCGCCCTCTCCTTGCAGCCGCGGCGGCCCTCCTCTTGGTGGCCCTAGGCTACGGGGCCTACTTCGGCCTCTCCTGGACCCTGGCCCTGGGGGAGGCCTCCACCCGGGTCCTCACCCTGGTCAGCCCGGAGGGGGCCCCCGTGGGCCGGACGGTGGTCCGGGGGGACGGGGAGGCCCTGGTGGTCCTGAAGGCCCCGCCCCCTCCGGGCCGGGTCTACCAGGGCTGGGGCCTGGGGAAGGGGGAGCCCGTGCCCCTTTCCACCTTCCGCCTGCCCCTCAAGACCTTCCGCCTTCCCCCGGAGGCCAAGGCCCTGGCGGTCTCCCTCGAGCCCCCGGGGGGAAGCCGGAGGCCCACGGAGATCCTCGGCCTGCCCCAGCCCTAAGGCAGGTAGGGCTTAAGGGCCTCCCTGGCCTCCTCGGGGGAAAAGGCCCGCTCCAGGGCCCGATCGTTGGCCACGAAGGGGGGGCGGAGCAGGGGGTCCTGGAGCTCCAGGCGGGCCTGGCGCACCAGGACGCGGTGCCCCGCCTCCACCCCCAGGATGGCCCCCGCCAGGCGCAAGGCCTCGCCTTCCAATAGGGGCAGGGCCTCCAGGTAGGCGCCCACGAAGGCCTCCTCGAGGCTTTCCAAGAGGCGGAGGAGGGGAATGGGGCTCTGGAAGACCTCGGGGAGGCGGAACCTGAGGGCGGGCTGCCGGCCCAGGGCCTCCCGCAGGCGGCGCGCGTGCTCCTCCTCCTGGGCCAGGGCCGCCTCCAGGTAGGTGGCCCAGGGGCCCCGGAAGGGCCGGGCGGCCACCGCCCGGCGGTAGACCTCCCGGGCCAGCTCCTCCGCGGCGAGGGCCAGGGCGAGCACCTCCTCCTCTAGCGGGGCGCCCTGGGCCTTAGGGACCACCGGGATCCCGCCCAGGGCCAAAAGGGCCAGGAACCGTCTGCGGGCGAGTTCCACGTTCCACCTCCTTGGCCTCGAGGCCGAAGGTTCGCAGGAAGGCCGCCACCACCCGGGGGTCAAACTGCCGCCCCGCCTCCCGGGCGATCTCCGCCAGGGCCTCCTCCGGGTCCAGGGCCCTGCGGTAGGGCCGGTGGCTGGTCATGGCATCGTAGGCGTCCACCACGGCGAAGATCCGGGCCAAGAGGGGGATTTCCTCCCCCTGCAGGCCCTCCGGGTAGCCCCGGCCGTCAAAGCGCTCGTGGTGGTGGCGCACCACCCCCCGGGCGCCCTGAAGGGCGGGAAGGCCTTCCAGAATCAGGGGGTGCGCGCGCATGAGGGCCTGCTCCTCCTCCGTGAGGGGGCCGGGTTTGCGG from Thermus islandicus DSM 21543 includes these protein-coding regions:
- a CDS encoding sigma-70 family RNA polymerase sigma factor, whose protein sequence is MGPELPTEALSDEALLALVARGDEEAFRTLFRRYAGSFLALARRMGLDGAAGEDVVQEAMMRIWERAKEFNPRRGSARAFLLTIGHHTAVDEVRRRAARPVPLEPDPEAEEAFDLPGPGLDEEAHLDRARLHRALKALSPEERRVLETLYYQGYTHQEAARLLGLPLGTLKTWARKALSKLKEVLREP
- a CDS encoding anti-sigma factor domain-containing protein, with product MSPEEARELLPLYALGALTPEERQRVEEALKRYPELWPEARALLEIASELAAGLPPEPLPEGLEARVLRRIRRVRPSWARPLLAAAAALLLVALGYGAYFGLSWTLALGEASTRVLTLVSPEGAPVGRTVVRGDGEALVVLKAPPPPGRVYQGWGLGKGEPVPLSTFRLPLKTFRLPPEAKALAVSLEPPGGSRRPTEILGLPQP
- a CDS encoding ferritin-like domain-containing protein → MELARRRFLALLALGGIPVVPKAQGAPLEEEVLALALAAEELAREVYRRAVAARPFRGPWATYLEAALAQEEEHARRLREALGRQPALRFRLPEVFQSPIPLLRLLESLEEAFVGAYLEALPLLEGEALRLAGAILGVEAGHRVLVRQARLELQDPLLRPPFVANDRALERAFSPEEAREALKPYLP
- a CDS encoding HD-GYP domain-containing protein codes for the protein MGKIGIPDAVLRKPGPLTEEEQALMRAHPLILEGLPALQGARGVVRHHHERFDGRGYPEGLQGEEIPLLARIFAVVDAYDAMTSHRPYRRALDPEEALAEIAREAGRQFDPRVVAAFLRTFGLEAKEVERGTRPQTVPGPFGPGRDPGGP